In the Scatophagus argus isolate fScaArg1 chromosome 11, fScaArg1.pri, whole genome shotgun sequence genome, ATTTGCACGTCTTagcttttacatttcagcagTCACAATttgaacacacagaaaatctgttcttgtgtttttactcCTGTCGACTTTGTGATTACAAGCTCAGTTCAGTCATTAATCTCCCTGGTTGTTATGGAGcctgagcagcagaaacaaatcTTGGTGACATTTGGCCTGAAGCAAATACCTCACTGCATGCAGGTGAGCTGAGCTGTTAACTTTGCACTGAGCTTAATGTACAGAAGATTCATTTAGTGATCACTACCCAGAAGTGTTTACTCTCTGCATGGTTGGGTTGGTTTGTTAGCAGTGCTATCTTTTCAGGCGAGTTCCCTTCAGTTTTTGCTGATCTGAGTTCTGCTCATCTCCAAGAAGAGGGGCTGAAGTGGCACACACAATGGTACAAAACAGACTACCCGGATTAACAACCAGGCAAAGCAGGCGACTCCCAAACATGTGAACTGGTCTTTACTAATTTAATTAACTGCAAATTTGTTGGGGAATTTGTATCAACAAAGGTGGGTCCTGCTTTATTGCCTCATATTCTGgcttttcctctcagtctgcaTCTCTCAATGGATCTTTAGCTTATATTGGCCGCATGTTGTGCTCTTTCCTATAAATATGTAAAGTGACCACCTGTTAGTTAACACACAAAACCCAGGGCTTGTAGTTTTACAAGATGAGAGTGCTGGTTTGTCACTGGGCATATAATAAGGCCGTCATGTGTTTGGACTAATATATGCACTGTACATTACAAGAATTTGGGGAGTTTTTCCCCCAAAATCATCCATAGCTACTGGTCCTTGGACACCAGTGTGTGTTAGAGTAGGCCATTTATTTTCCCATTAGTTTGTACTCATGGAGTTGGAGTTCAATGCTCTTGTTTTGGTTAATTTGTTGATGGAGATTCATTTAAGtatgtattttcatgttgtcCTTACAAAAACTCTCTGTTAGGTCTACTTTACTTTATTCAGTACAATGCGAACAATTTGACCTGGTTTTCTTCCACAGAAAACACTTCTAAATAAGTGACACCTCCGCCAACTGAAGACATTTCCATATTCAATAGGGAGACAGGAGGTGGTGTTTAACCGGACCTGCAGGACTTAAATGGATGCGCAACACACTTCCTCTGTGACTCTCATTCACATGTCTTTATCGGAGGGCTGCAGCGATAATCCGCTTAAATCCCAGTCAACAGAGGCGGAGCAAAAGCTCTCAGTGCGTTTTCCAGTTTCCTCCCCGCATTCACTGCGAGGCGTCTGTGCGCGGTGCGTGGCCGTTTACCGCGATGTGTCATGTTGCGTTTTGTGTAGAGTAGCTGTGCGAATCGGTGCGTCGGAGAGGGGAGCAGATGCCGCTCTTGCCATGACTTGTCCCAGGATGCAGAGCTTTCAAGCGGCGTTGATCTTTCTGTCTGTCGCCCAGCTGACTGCAGGTACAGTAGGGGAGACCGAGGGGTAGCTGTGAAAAAGTGTAAACTGTAATATCTGCCTGAAATTACGCCAATCAGAACCATGGAGTTCATTATGCACGCGTGTGATAatccttctctgtcttttaaagTTTACTGTGAGATACTCAACTGCAATTTATGGTATAAATTGAGGGTTAATTGGGATAAACTCGAATTGTACTCTCAGAAAGCATCACATCAGTTTTCAAGGGTTGGGTGTCATGTCACCAAATGaatttttgtttaaagttatgtgagttttgttcatttttgttgttaaaactAGCCAGCTCTTATAAACAGCCTGTCTTAGGTCACATGTAGGCCAGTGGGTGTTTCAAGTTGTCCCAAATAACTTGTTTAAAAATTGAAGACAAGAGTCTGATATGACAATAGTTTGAAAGATCTGATCTTAAATCTTCTCTCAAAACATGTAgaatattgtcattttttttaccCTTCATTGCCATATCCCAGGCAGCACACACATTGTAACATTATGGTGAGATCACATGTCATTGTCATGGGCACAAATTAATAGTTGGAAGTTTCATATGACAGAGTGATCTATTAGCTGATTACATGGACTGTCAGAAAATGAATCTCCAACTGCATGACAATCAATTAGTTGTTTCTGGTTCCAGATTCTTCAGCGTGAGGATTTGCATCTTAACaggaaatggaataaaaatgatcattagTAATCAATAATCTGTTACTGCCAGTTGAGGTTCCCAGGTTGTAAAACTGTATTTGATGCAGAGCTCAAATTATATTCTGCTAGTAGTGAGCTTCAGTGTTAGTATGGTACTGTTAACAAGGTACAAGCCTCCCATTCTCACATAAATACTTAATAAGTTGTTAGGAATAGTTTAACCCTTCATGTCTTCTTTATTGAATTCTAACCAACTCGAAGTGACACATATTTGGTAAATGTGTCAACTTTGTGCATCATCGCTGATAATTGAGGGAAACTGGGTGCAGGACAGCTTTGAACCTGGTGGGAAAATGTTCTGTGGAATGATAAGAAACCTATACAGAAACCTGTGCAGAAGCTTTGAAATGACAAGAAACTTTCTCAGAAGTCACTGATtggatttaatgttttgtgattcatttttttaactgctCCATCTGCAAAACTGTGAAGTTTTGTACTCAGTCGAGGACAAACGTACAAAGGCAATGATTGCAACAGACTGCATTTATTGCACCTCTGAGCTCCATTTCATAACATTTATTCTCTACTGTGTTGTTAGACTTCTGATGCTTAACTTTCAGTGATTTCTGGTTGTCTTCACACCGACTGTTTTGATGTTGTGGCTCATACACCATGTTAAAACAAGCAGAGATTAATCTGTAATAAATATAAAGTCACATGTAAAGGGATTCTCCAGACTGGGCGGCTGATGTATGTTATAAAAATGGAATCAGTGAGAAAAAATTGCTGCGGTGAGATGAATTTAAGGTTGGAAATTTTATGGAAGCAACACCTGCCCAACTTTGCTGCAGTATCATATTAAATTCTAAGTCAAATAGATCCAATGAGTATGCGATACTAAAAATatatgatttgatttaaatggagcagcaacagcagaagtgGTAACATTAATTTAAACTGCAGTGCCCAACTTTTTTAggagattatttatttatattcatttataaaaatgacacaagtcacaaaacacaagttGAATGTAGAATTTCTTGCCATtatcttcttcttattcttcttcttctatcttATTATAGCTACTTATTCCTTCAGTGTTCAGGAGTACAAAGAACAGGACAGGGAAACTAAAGGAAGATAGTACAGGGAAGTAAAGTTGTtttttcatgggatttgctTGCTTTGATGTATAAAACAATGCCAGCCTTCTCATTTGAAGTATTTTCCACATCATCCTTGTTGATGAGCTACAACATTATTGGGGTATTTCAGGGACAACTCAAATGTTTCCCTTTCCATCTGTTAAACTGGAAAGTTTCATTGCGGCGTGCCCCATGGCTCAATCCTTGGCCccatcttgttcttttttttctgtttttatatcaaTAACGCAGTATTAAATTaaactatttttcattttaagtgcTACTTGGATGGTCCATAAATATAGAATCCAAATCTATGgctacatttattatttaagcTGTGTGACCTCCGCAGTCTGTCCTGAGCCTTCTTACTGAGTTGCTTAGCAACTCTGAAGGATGagacattttcttaaaataaatctttcataAAAAGATAAATCCTATCACTGACTAAATCCCTGCACTGGaccataaacatttaaattcaagCCTCACTTACAAAAGCAGGAGTCACTTGTGTTCACAGCATGAACTCTGACCACCAGCTCAAGAGTGGGACCAAATGTGGTTGCATGGAGTTGCGAAATGCATCTGGTTTaaggtctgttttgtttttttacattaaaaaaaaaaattattcatgcttttgttctttttggaAAGATTAGTGTAATACATATGCAGTATACATGATTAGATTGCTCCACATCTTTACATCCCACTGTAAGATCAAATATAACTTTTTGGCAGTATGAATAACAACAAGCAGAGTATTCCCTGTCTGTGAGTGCACATGAGGACTTGTTGGGAATTGGCCCAATAGGTTTCACATTCAGTGGTATCTACATCTTTAGAAGTTACCTAAGGCACTTTTCTCCCAACAGTTTTAGTTGATACATGAAAACGAGAATAAACCTATATAAAGAGGTGACATACTGAGCAATTTAAAACTGCTTGATACTAAAAAGTGGTCACATTTTGAAAGATACTTGAAATTATCTAAGTTCATGACAGGCAGATACACATTGAGCTACTACATATatgaaaattgttttattaattaaacTAGAATATTTATTTCTAGGTTTTTCCAGTGAGCAAGCAATGCAGGCTTGTTTATCTGTCACTCACAGTCTTATCAAACAAAGCATGACAGCAGCTCCAAGTAGAGCACAAGATTATCTGGGTGTTAAACTAAGAGGCATTACTCTgtttcctccacctccagccATTTAAGAGCATGGACTTCCTTATGTAACAGGAGAATCTTGCTTCTAAAGAGTTAAAGACCACTGGCTATGACCGTTTGTGAATGAAACTGATTGTCTGGTGTCCTTTTCCCCCTCAGTGATTTTACAAATAAGTGAATTAACGGGTGTCTGCCATAACGTGTTCAGTCATACTGAGCAATGCAATGTGTTTCAggtctgaagtgtgtgtgccAGCTGTGCGCCAACCACACCTGTGAGACGACTGCAGACGGCGCCTGCTGGAACTCTGTGATGCTGATTGATGGGAAGGAGGAGACGGTCAAGTCCTGCCTGTCGCCCTCTGAAATGAAGGGCCAGGTCTTCTGCTACAGCTCCCGCAATGTCTCCAAGAGGAACTGCTGCTTCACTGATTTCTGTAACAATGAGACTCTGCACCTACGTCCCGGTACAGCCAATATGCAATCCCACCTCTATCTGTGGTTGtccttcagttcattttttaaatgaatgtattcAAAATTAGATCAATAAAGATTAGAGAGAAAAggtaagaagaagaaagatggaTTCATCGCCTCACGCAGGCGGTTAATGTCACAATTCAGTAGTTACAGCATTCACTCGACAGCAACACCAGCCCATTCGGCGTGGGATTTCCCACTTATTCTGGCCCTGGCTAGACGAGGTGGATGCTGATCCTACTAGATCCTGTGACATAACAACTCTGGCGGAGGCAATAGGATGGCGGTTAGTgatcctccctccatccctgatttataaataaattcttTGTCAGCCATGTAGTCCTACAGCAAGCTAAAAGCCTCTCGTGTCAGGTGGAATTTTGTTCTCAAAGCAGAGAGGGATTACTTCCACAGTTCAGGGGGAAACACTGGGAGACTGGAGCTACACGTAGCATGGTGGTTCACTTTGTAAGACTTTACAGGCATATGCAAACTGAACTATTCATAAGGAATAGAAATCAGATttactttaaagctgcattaatcacTTTTTTCACACTGGGGCAGAGTGAAGTTAGCATGACTAGCCTGTCAGACATGGATCAGTGGGTCACCACAAGCAGACCTTTACACAGTTTATAGTTATTTATCCCACCGTTCACATGAATACATTGATTAATACAGCTAAGTAAACAAAAAGGAGtcttttttagcattttagtaGTTCCCAGTCTTGAATGGCTTCCAACTGACTTGGTTTAAATGTGTTGCATCCCATTTGACAGAATATTCATTCTGTACGTGAACCTGTGCAAACTaatattacattaatatttatttcagtgctTGCAAGCACCTAAGAgaattgggttttttttacgattttttttaagtgctcATGAATACATCGCTCTGGTTGTTgttaaaaatcataaaatattcattaattcattttgttataCAAGCtattatataataatagaaGTAAGTGAATTTGAATCTCTCACTAACCCACAGgacaaggtgacatcttcagatgtcttgtttgttgGATCAATAGTTCCAAAGATTCAGTTTATTGTCTTACAGAGTgaagaaaaccagcaaatattAACCTCAGAGagagtggattttattttacatttaacagaTGATCAAAGAGTAATAACCTGTCGATCGGCTAATCGGTTGATTGACTCATCGTCTCAGCTCTAATTTGACTTTTTACAGATATAAATACTGGATGCAAATATATAGCACGGCACCCAAACCAAtcggacagacagagaaaggcgGACGGGCAGACAGCGGTCACTTTCATAAGCTGTAGAGATGATGCAGGAGATTCAAAGTGTAAAGTGCTGCTGACTGTTGACGAGGTGGGTCAGCGCAGCAGCCTGAGGCGGTGGTTTTGTTGACTGCGAATGAGGACACCAGAATCAATCTGCTAAATATCAGCATGTGTTCTtattcatgtctgtgtgtttgtttttgtatacaCAAAGACTTcgcatttaaacaaaaaaacaaaaaaacaatttaatagCAGAAATAACTGCTGAGATTATCCCCCTGGCGCATGTGGAGCCACCACGGAGTTGGAGAACAGTTGCAGCTTGTGGAAGGTCTTTTGCCACTGGGCCAGAGTAGAGGACAGTGTTGTTTTGCACCATATCTGCTGAGCTCCAGTTGGACGCATGGCAGGATATGTATTTAGGTAAAAGGCTAAAGATGTCTTAGGAAACTGTGGTTTAGTTCAGGACGTGTTGCTTTGCACATTTGGCCATCCGCAGATGTTGCATGTTTCAGTCACTCCTGGTGAGGACATTTCATGCTCTGGGGATTTGAGAATATGAAGCTGGAAACATGGAGTCACTTCATCAGGTTTTGGTTTTTCCAGTCCGTAGTTACAATActcacatgtctgtgtgtatgctgaAAGAGCTTTTAGTTCATGCAGTTGTTCCTGAAGCTAATATGAGGTTACAGTAATCTAGTGGTTTGTCAAGTTAGACTTTGAAATACAAAATTCCTTGTATTTCCCCAGACCGATCATTTAATGGTAGTGCTATGCTAAAATGTTATTCACTGAGCATTTTTTTGTCAGCATGTCTTTAAATCTCATATTATCACAGCGCCCACGAGCTCTTCTATTTTTGTTTGAGTCCAGGTCTCTTCTGTCCACCCACAGACAGAATGAAGGTCAGAGAGGGAAATGCCAGGTTACGCTGTTTTGCCAAACCCACAGTTTATTACAAGGCCTCATGGTGCACCTGTTTCTGATCAGTGCCCGTCACTCACTTTAAATGAAGAAGCCTactctgagaggaaaaaaataacatttagttTTCACTTTTGGAGAAATATTTAGTGCCACTTAAAGATTCTGTATCTTTTGATTACCTTTGATGAATGACATTTATGGGCAGGCATAAATTTGCATCTGCCAAATGTACAAATTGCATCTCTCAGAATTTTAAAATGGTTGACAAATTGATGGTTTAAGTTTGCTGAGTTTGTGTTAAAGTCAGAAATGTGTCTCCCCCCCTCCACCGAAATGCATCAGCATCTCAGCAGCACATATGTGATAGTGATTACATATTGTCCTCTTGAAAAAAGGATTAGAGTCTACACTGTGATGTACACTACACACTTAATGCCATACTCAACAATGACCACCAGAGGGTGCAACAATCAAAGGGAGCTCAGTGATGAACATAATTAGAAATTCCTTCTCATTCatgttgaatgtgtgtctgtgtgtgttatcagaGAGGCCTTTGGGAGAACCCGGTTGGAGCAGGCTGCACCTTGTCGTGCTGATCCTGGTGCCCTCCTGCCTGTTGTGTGTGGGGATCctgctgggtgtgtttgttgtgcaggGCCACCGCTGTGCCTGCAGCAGAGCCCACAAACAGGACCCAGAAGAGCCTCTGGATGACCAGATGCTAATGTCACCTGACAAATGTCTCAAAGATCTGATCTATGACATGAGCACCTCGGGTTCTGGATCTGGTAAGAGAAGCCAGTTTAACAGTTAGATGACACAGACTGCTTGTTTCGTCTTCTCACTGCCAGCTCGTGGTCCTGctggtgaaaatatttttttgtgtcttgCAGGTTTGCCACTGCTGGTCCAGCGGACCATAGCTCGGACCATTGTCCTGCAGGAGACCATTGGGAAGGGTCGATTTGGGGAGGTGTGGCGGGGAAAGTGGCGAGGGGAGGATGTGGCGGTGAAGATCTTCTCCTCCAGAGACGAGAGGTCGTGGTTTCGTGAAGCAGAGATTTATCAGACAATCATGCTCAGACACGAGAATATCTTGGGCTTCATTGCTGCCGACAACAAAGGTGTCAGATACACTCATCGAGTTCACGATATAGTTCTGGgacttttttaaatgtgtcatcCTGTGACTGtaatgtttgctgtgtgttgcagaCAATGGCTCATGGACCCAGCTCTGGTTGGTGTCAGAGTATCATGAGCATGGCTCCCTGTATGACTACCTGAACAGGTACACAGTCTCTGTGGAAGGCATGATCATCCTTGCTTTGTCCATAGCCAGTGGCCTGGCACATCTTCACATGGAAATCATTGGCACGCAGGGTAAGActtatgtgtttatatatttaaatttttccCCAGACAACAATTTCCCTGATATAAAACATGCAACCTTTCCACTCAATATACAGCAAATGTTCTGTattttgcttgataaattaCTTAAAAAGATGAATTGTGTggtgattatttttctgtcgGTGGACTAATTGATTAGTTGACTGATTGTTTCAGCACTACAGTAATTGCACAGTAAGCCTATTGCAAAGCAAGTTTGTTATTTCCTTAACATTAAGGGTTATTGATAGCAGTGATCATTTGATTAAATGATGTCATACAGcgcatctggaaagtattcacatcatttcgctttttgcacattttgttatgttactgtctcattccaaaatggattaaattcattttttcccctcaaaattctacacaaaatactttgttgaagcccctttggcagcaattacagcctcaagtctttttgaacagagcaggttgtcagcaaggatgtctctttacattgctgcagtcatctttccctcaacccttactagtctctcagttcctgctgctgcaaaacatccccacagcatgatgttacaaccaccatgcttcacagtaggaatggtattggccaggtgatgagcagtgcctggtttaCTCCAGACATGACgtttgtcattcatgccaaggagttcaatctttgtttcatcagaccagagaattttgtttcccatggtctgagagtccttcaggtgccttttggcaaacttcAGGTGgactttcatatgcattttactgaggactGGCTTCTGTttggccactctaccatacaggtctgattggtggagtgctgcagaaatggttgccCTTTTTAAAGGTTCTCCCCTCTACACAGAGCAACGCTGGacctctgtcagagtgaccattggaTTGTTGGTCACCTCTCTGACTGAttaaggcccttctaccccaaACATTCAGTTTAGTCAGATGGCCAGCTTTAAGAAGAGTCCTGATGGTTCTAAACttctgtgctctttgggacctttaatgcagcagaaatctttctgtaccctccCCCtgatctgtgcctcgacacaatcctgtctcttGGTTTGTGCTCTTACATGGGCTGTCAACTGTGGGGCTTATATAGACTCCTGTGTGCCTTTCCAACTCATGCccaatcagctgaatttaccgcaggtggactcagctcaagttgtagaaacctctgaaggatgatcaatgggaacaggatgcacctgagctcaattttgagtgtcaggacaaagggtgtgaatacttatgtacatgttactttttttgtttttcatttttaataaataagaaaaaaaatcaagcaaacttgtttcactttgtcattatggggtattttgtgtggatttttgagggagaaatttgatttattccattttggaatgagactgtaacaaaataaactgtggaaaaagtgaagcggCGTGAATACTTTCTGGACTGTATGGCATGTCAGAATACCACCCAACATTGATGCAGAAGGTTTTTTGTCTATTAATTCTGCATTTTCATAACTGAAAATATTGTCTCAatataaagcacatttttagGGCTAAATGCTTATTTCTGGCTTTGTTGGTTCTAGGGAAACCTGCCATTGCTCACAGAGACCTAAAGTCAAAAAATGTGCTGGTTAAGAAGAATGGCACAGCAGTCATCGCAGATTTGGGTTTGGCTGTGAAACACGACTCCAGCACCAACACCATCGACATACCATCCAACCACAGAGTGGGAACAAAGAGGTTGGATTTACGCCATGAGGCAACACAGCATTAgcaaagaagaaacaggaaattaaactgaagcaaaaacaaatttaattcatTAGGTTCAATTTATTTGATTTGCCAGATTTCAAATAATCTCAATTGTGAATCCACTGAATTTCTCCAAAGTTaacatcaatcaatcaatgcTTTCCAGACACTGTTTTCTGCAATAAAAGCAGAATCCATAATCCAGTGGGTTTTCTCTGGTGTCGTGCAAAGTCAGCCCCACTAGTGATACCacctaaaataataatatgtttttttttttttatcagagtAGTTCAAACTGAGTGTGGACACAGTGCAATCATGAAATAATCCGTGTGGTTGAAGGTCCGTTGagaaaaatgctgaacaaaACGCTGTGGTGGTTCTAGttgctgtaaaaacatgttttttcttttaatgaagtGATTGCTATTATTGTTAATTAACGCACGCATTTCTTTTTTGAGACTAAACAAACAGTTTATGTGTGGAATTGAAATTTTTAGCGTAAGATTAAAACTCCCTGAGGCTAATTTCTTTGTTGATCTAAAGTCACCGTGTTCTGTCAGTTATGGTTTTTAAGTCTTTAAGGTTTTTGTTCTTCAGGTTCCCAGAAACATAATGTTTGAACCTTGAATGTTCAGTGATGAGCtgagcttgttttgttgttgttactttACATGTAGGATGTTCACTCaagattggaaaaaaaaacaaaaaagatttacaACAAACCCACTGACAAATCGGTTAGGGGTATTTGAAGTACTATCCTTTTTATGTCATTAGGCCTTAATCATGTTGTCCTCTGCAGGTACATGGCCCCGGAAATCTTGGATGAGACGATCAATATGCACAGCTTTGAGTCATTCAAGAGGGCGGATATCTACTCGCTTGGTCTGGTTTTCTGGGAACTGGCCCGACGATGCTCCGTTAGGGGTATTTTAAATGATACACGTACATGTACTCCCACACGCACTACAGATATTTAATGGATGAGTCATCAGCCAAACTGAATTACGGCACAAGTGATATATACATCAGACCACTGATGAAATTGAAATTGGCCCAGTATCAGTCAGTCGCTGTTGTTTACATCCTTGTTTCTCATTTTAGTCCTGTGCTTCAATAAGCAGCtgagggaaataaaaaataataaataataataaaaaatctccatctgtgtcatttgtgatattttttttgtcagggcTTCAGGAAGATTTCCAGCTGCCTTACTATGACCTGGTGCCTTCGGATCCGACCATCGATGACATGAGGAAGGTGGTGTGCGAGCAGAAACTCAGGCCCAACGTTCCCAACCAGTGGCAGAGCTGTGAGGTGAGAGACAGTACGATATTAACTTATCGTGGGTGAGTACGAAAAAAAGTtagatacaaaacaaaacagacttaGCACACCTTATTCTCAGAGCATAAATCCAGTTTCGTACAACACAGGTGTTCTTTTTGCAGCAGAGGTGCATGTGTGAACAAATCCTAAATCTGAATTAGTGCCTTTTACCGTTGGACGTGGTGAGGGCCCTGCTGTCAGCTCAGTTCAGTACGTTAGCCTACTTCTTGGATAAAAGCTGCCTGAAAGACTAAAATAATCAGGATGCAGTAAGTAATAAGATTATTtcttttagtttagtttgtgCTGAACTGAATTAAGTCGGTCAGAAACAGCCTGTTTGGTTAGTTTAGAAAGGATAGACTACATGCACATGGTCAGCGACTACAAATGTTTGAAGAGAACAAACAATTTGAAGTGGTTTTAAATTTCCACCTACCTTTCCACCTGTAGTAGTCATTCCTGTCATTCATGTTGTACTTGAAAACTACACTTAAGGTCTCAGTATGCCTTACAAAACAAGTCATATGGTCGAGCCACCGGTGATTAGGAGGGCCTGTGTTGCCACAAAGCGCTGTGTCATGCAGTGATTGGCCAGCTGTGTGAAGGTGAGACAGCAGGAAGGatctgagcttctctctccagCTTTCCTTTCTGAGCGTTGGAGTGTTTTTGAGTGAACAATGCCTTCAAGGAGAGACAGTCAGAAATTATGCTCATTTGAATGATTATCTCGTCTTGTTGCTGTTTAATTCAAGTGTGGCCATTCGGGTGAAAAcgcttttctcttttttctctgtttcctcatTTCACTTTGAATCATAACAGAGGAACAACGAGTTTTCTGTTATTCTGACATATTACATTATTAATTTCTGGCCACAGCAGTTATCGCCTACTGCTGTGAAGTTATCCATACAGAATCAAGTAATGAGAGAGTCGACGTACATGTAGCTGAAGTTAGTGGTATTTAAGTATAATGTgccattttggatttttttcataaataacACTGTCTCCTTGATGACACACCAGGCTCTGCGTGTGATGGGTAAACTGATGA is a window encoding:
- the LOC124067263 gene encoding activin receptor type-1C gives rise to the protein MDAQHTSSVTLIHMSLSEGCSDNPLKSQSTEAEQKLSVRFPVSSPHSLRGVCARCVAVYRDVSCCVLCRVAVRIGASERGADAALAMTCPRMQSFQAALIFLSVAQLTAGLKCVCQLCANHTCETTADGACWNSVMLIDGKEETVKSCLSPSEMKGQVFCYSSRNVSKRNCCFTDFCNNETLHLRPERPLGEPGWSRLHLVVLILVPSCLLCVGILLGVFVVQGHRCACSRAHKQDPEEPLDDQMLMSPDKCLKDLIYDMSTSGSGSGLPLLVQRTIARTIVLQETIGKGRFGEVWRGKWRGEDVAVKIFSSRDERSWFREAEIYQTIMLRHENILGFIAADNKDNGSWTQLWLVSEYHEHGSLYDYLNRYTVSVEGMIILALSIASGLAHLHMEIIGTQGKPAIAHRDLKSKNVLVKKNGTAVIADLGLAVKHDSSTNTIDIPSNHRVGTKRYMAPEILDETINMHSFESFKRADIYSLGLVFWELARRCSVRGLQEDFQLPYYDLVPSDPTIDDMRKVVCEQKLRPNVPNQWQSCEALRVMGKLMRECWYANPSARLTALRVKKTVSQLSVNKDAKD